From the genome of bacterium, one region includes:
- a CDS encoding sulfite exporter TauE/SafE family protein — MPTSDYLILAAGALLASTVSGVAGVGGGMVYLPILAEVVGMRLAVPYLSLLLLAGNFSRAWFARSGIDWQVLRAFLITAMPGAAIGALAYSYLPADWIARILGAYLVIYVGLNFLRVQWPKTATLSAIRWIGIPAGVSSGVVGGAGLIVAPYFLRYGLIKESFLGTEALAAAGTHIAKIGVWGGTSVLTMKDVMLLLPLAVLMVAGSYFGKVLVSRMRARMFRGILLAVLAAVGVRFLFFFP; from the coding sequence TTGCCGACTTCGGATTATCTGATTCTAGCGGCCGGCGCGCTGCTCGCTTCAACCGTGTCGGGTGTAGCCGGCGTCGGCGGCGGTATGGTCTATCTGCCGATTCTCGCCGAAGTCGTCGGCATGCGCTTGGCCGTGCCCTATCTCTCGTTGCTTCTGCTCGCCGGTAATTTCTCACGTGCGTGGTTTGCGCGCTCGGGCATTGACTGGCAGGTATTGCGCGCATTCTTAATTACAGCAATGCCCGGCGCCGCGATCGGCGCACTTGCATACTCCTATCTTCCGGCCGATTGGATTGCCCGCATCCTCGGCGCTTATCTGGTCATCTATGTCGGCCTGAATTTCCTGCGCGTGCAATGGCCTAAGACGGCCACCCTGTCGGCGATTCGCTGGATCGGCATTCCGGCCGGTGTCTCCAGCGGTGTGGTCGGCGGCGCGGGCCTGATCGTCGCACCCTATTTTCTGCGCTACGGCCTGATCAAAGAGAGCTTTCTGGGAACCGAAGCGCTGGCGGCGGCAGGCACGCACATCGCCAAGATCGGCGTCTGGGGCGGCACATCGGTTCTGACCATGAAAGACGTCATGCTGCTGTTGCCGCTGGCCGTCCTGATGGTCGCCGGTTCCTATTTTGGCAAAGTCCTGGTCTCGCGCATGCGTGCGCGCATGTTTCGTGGTATTCTGTTGGCTGTGTTGGCGGCTGTCGGTGTGAGATTCCTATTCTTCTTCCCCTGA
- a CDS encoding aspartate ammonia-lyase yields MSTEFRIEKDSLGELQVPANAFYGVQTARAVANYPISGLRPHPVFVKAYVTIKRSAAVVHRDLHLLTDQQVQAIISAADELLAGKHADQIVVDVYQAGAGTSTNMNVNEVIANRAAQLLGLQLGDYSRVHPNDHVNMAQSTNDTYPAAMRIGLSMKFPDLLKAVDLAVGALDSKAREFDDVIKSARTHLQDAVPIRLGQEFGGYAMIMKRCRARLVEAELGLRQLNLGGTAAGTGMNAHPEYRVRIAQEISARTGIAFQPAENLIEVTQSLGDFLYFSSALRLLALELGKIVSDIRLLSSGPRTGLQEIYLPAVQPGSSIMPGKVNPSMAEMMNQVCYQVVGFDQTVAYCAQAGQMDLNVMMPVVNYNLQQALHIMRNAIEVFAQKCLDGITVDRARCQMYFESSVGMATIMNPYIGYAKAAELAKESVKTGKSIVDLIREHKLLTEAQIKDILDPRKLTDPDLQSAGAGGG; encoded by the coding sequence ATGAGTACGGAATTTCGCATCGAGAAGGATTCGCTGGGGGAACTCCAAGTCCCGGCCAACGCGTTCTACGGCGTACAAACCGCGCGCGCGGTCGCCAATTATCCAATTTCCGGGCTGCGGCCGCATCCGGTGTTTGTTAAGGCCTACGTCACGATCAAGCGCTCCGCAGCAGTGGTGCACCGCGATCTGCACTTGCTCACCGACCAGCAAGTACAGGCCATTATCAGCGCCGCCGACGAATTGCTCGCCGGCAAGCACGCCGACCAGATTGTCGTGGACGTCTATCAGGCTGGCGCGGGCACTTCGACGAACATGAATGTCAACGAAGTGATCGCCAACCGCGCCGCGCAGTTGCTGGGCTTGCAGCTCGGCGACTACAGCAGGGTGCATCCCAACGACCATGTCAACATGGCGCAGTCCACGAACGACACGTATCCGGCGGCGATGCGCATCGGACTCTCCATGAAATTCCCCGATCTGCTGAAGGCCGTGGATCTCGCGGTCGGCGCGCTTGATTCGAAAGCCCGCGAATTTGACGATGTCATCAAGAGTGCGCGCACGCACTTGCAGGATGCCGTGCCCATTCGTCTTGGTCAGGAGTTCGGCGGCTACGCGATGATCATGAAGCGCTGCCGCGCTCGCCTCGTCGAAGCGGAACTTGGCCTGCGCCAACTCAATTTGGGCGGCACCGCCGCCGGGACGGGCATGAATGCGCATCCCGAGTACCGTGTGCGCATCGCCCAGGAAATTTCCGCACGCACGGGCATCGCCTTTCAGCCGGCTGAAAACCTGATCGAGGTCACACAAAGCCTCGGCGACTTCCTATACTTTTCGTCTGCCTTGCGGCTCTTGGCTTTGGAACTCGGTAAAATCGTTTCCGACATTCGTCTGCTCTCGAGCGGTCCGCGCACGGGTCTGCAGGAAATCTATCTGCCTGCCGTGCAGCCCGGTTCGTCTATTATGCCCGGCAAGGTCAATCCCTCGATGGCCGAGATGATGAACCAGGTCTGCTATCAGGTGGTCGGTTTCGACCAGACGGTCGCCTATTGCGCACAGGCCGGACAGATGGATCTGAATGTGATGATGCCCGTCGTGAACTACAATTTGCAGCAGGCTCTGCACATCATGAGAAACGCGATCGAAGTCTTCGCGCAGAAATGTCTGGACGGCATCACCGTGGACCGCGCCCGCTGTCAAATGTATTTCGAATCGTCCGTCGGCATGGCCACGATCATGAATCCGTACATTGGCTATGCGAAGGCCGCCGAACTCGCCAAAGAATCCGTGAAGACGGGGAAGTCAATCGTGGATCTTATTCGCGAGCACAAGCTCTTGACCGAAGCACAGATCAAGGACATTCTCGATCCGCGCAAGCTGACCGATCCCGATCTGCAGAGCGCTGGCGCCGGCGGCGGTTGA
- the nadA gene encoding quinolinate synthase NadA, whose translation MSTTLLHDKLHCLDPEYYTEDRVAPLAASIERIRRLKRERNAVVLAHNYQRPEIFEIADFMGDSLGLSLQAAQVRDAEVIVFCGVHFMAETAKIVNPSKTVLLPNLAAGCSLADTATGPDVAARAAELRKTYPDLQVVTYVNTTADVKAQSDACCTSSNAVSVVRSLESQHILFVPDQNLARHVARHVPDKTVIAWDGYCYVHHQITPETVQTMRRQIPGIKILVHPECRDDVVALADAALSTSGMVEYAQQSAATNFLAVTECGLSDLLQISVPDKNFYRACKICRFMKAISMDDVEQALLKMQFEITIDEPVRSRARHALERMFELTGERRDDLTLPDGVANE comes from the coding sequence ATGAGCACGACTCTTCTGCATGACAAACTGCACTGCCTTGATCCTGAGTATTACACTGAGGATCGCGTTGCGCCGCTGGCCGCCTCGATCGAACGCATTCGCCGTTTGAAACGTGAGCGCAATGCGGTGGTGCTGGCGCATAACTACCAGCGGCCCGAAATTTTCGAGATCGCCGATTTTATGGGTGATTCGCTCGGTTTGTCGCTGCAAGCGGCGCAGGTGCGCGACGCTGAAGTCATCGTGTTCTGCGGCGTGCATTTCATGGCCGAGACGGCGAAGATTGTCAATCCATCAAAGACCGTGCTGCTGCCGAATCTCGCGGCGGGCTGTTCGCTTGCGGATACCGCGACGGGACCTGACGTCGCCGCGCGCGCCGCGGAGTTGCGCAAGACCTATCCCGATTTGCAGGTCGTCACCTACGTCAACACCACGGCTGACGTGAAGGCGCAGTCCGACGCCTGCTGCACAAGTTCCAACGCCGTGTCCGTCGTTCGTTCGCTCGAAAGTCAGCACATTCTGTTCGTTCCCGACCAGAATCTGGCGCGCCATGTGGCTCGGCATGTGCCCGATAAGACAGTTATCGCGTGGGACGGCTACTGTTACGTGCATCACCAGATCACACCTGAAACGGTGCAGACGATGCGGCGGCAGATTCCCGGCATCAAGATTCTCGTGCATCCCGAATGCCGCGACGACGTCGTGGCCTTGGCCGACGCCGCGCTGTCCACATCAGGCATGGTCGAATACGCTCAGCAAAGCGCCGCGACGAATTTCCTCGCGGTAACCGAATGCGGTCTGTCGGACCTGCTGCAAATTAGTGTGCCCGACAAGAATTTCTATCGCGCCTGCAAAATCTGCCGCTTCATGAAGGCGATCTCGATGGACGATGTTGAACAGGCGTTGTTGAAGATGCAATTTGAGATTACTATAGATGAACCCGTGCGTTCGCGTGCCCGTCACGCGCTCGAACGCATGTTTGAACTGACCGGCGAGCGGCGCGACGATCTGACGCTGCCGGATGGCGTGGCGAACGAATAA